A stretch of the Salarias fasciatus chromosome 3, fSalaFa1.1, whole genome shotgun sequence genome encodes the following:
- the LOC115408431 gene encoding GTPase IMAP family member 7-like isoform X3: MGDKYRYPVYFECGRLSQEQKRRISKYFQIKRKSGGGECSPVEEMSENIYRTAFRRQEDQQAVLQRSEHIVQLGEDSLMLTVKESLLVFRSAQKKIRPNQVQESKRIVLLGKTGSGKSSLANIILGEDLFTVDHSSVSGTATCQSETRDVSDRKITLVDTPGLFDTERSEEDLKPEIMKCITECAPGIHAFLIVLKVERFSEQEQAVISRICEYFSEDALKHTVVVFTFGNELDEGMKIEKFIRENQKLRGLVNRCGGRCHVFDNKYWNNNTLQNDYRSNHFQREELLKTIDKLTVERNGQCYTNDMLQAVEREIQREEEQIRQSSPEDLSPEEIRNQAKRQVGNRFLIELAGVGTGALLGALFGVETLVRVVTMAVTQISQTKNIV, from the exons ATGGGCGATAAATACCGCTACCCGGTTTATTTTGAATGTGGCAGACTGTCCCaggagcagaagaggagaaTTTCAAAGTATTTCCAGATCAAACGTAAATCAGGTGGAGGAGAGTGTTCACCTGTGGaggaaatgtcagaaaacaTCTACAGGACTGCTTTCAGACGTCAAGAAG ATCAACAGGCGGTGCTGCAGCGGAGCGAGCACATCGTACAGCTGGGAGAAGATAGTCTGATGTTGACTGTCAAGGAAAGTCTGCTG GTCTTCAGGTCTGCTCAAAAGAAGATTCGTCCAAACCAGGTTCAAG AGTCAAAGCGGAtcgtcctgctgggaaaaactgGCAGTGGGAAAAGCAGCCTCGCTAACATCATACTTGGAGAGGACTTGTTCACTGTAGATCATTCTTCTGTTTCTGGAACTGCCACATGTCAATCTGAAACCAGAGATGTCAGTGACAGAAAGATCACTTTGGTCGACACGCCTGGTTTGTTTGATACAGAAAGGTCAGAGGAGGATTTGAAGCCTGAGATCATGAAGTGCATTACAGAGTGTGCTCCTGGAATTCATGCCTTTCTCATCGTGCTGAAAGTTGAGAGATTCTCAGAGCAGGAGCAAGCCGTCATCAGCAGAATATGTGAGTATTTCTCTGAAGACGCTCTGAAACACACCGTGGTTGTCTTCACTTTCGGCAACGAGCtagatgaagggatgaaaatCGAGAAGTTCATCAGAGAGAATCAAAAGCTGAGAGGCCTGGTGAACAGGTGTGGCGGCCGGTGCCACGTCTTCGACAACAAATACTGGAACAACAACACGCTGCAGAACGACTACAGGAGCAACCACTTCCAGAGGGAAGAGTTACTGAAGACCATCGACAAGCTAACGGTGGAAAGAAACGGCCAATGCTACACCAACGACATGCTGCaagctgtggagagagaaatccagagagaggaggagcaaatCAGGCAGTCATCTCCAGAAGACCTGTCACCAGAGGAGATCAGAAACCAGGCCAAACGCCAAGTGGGAAACAGATTTCTGATCGAACTGGCCGGGGTCGGAACGGGGGCTTTGTTGGGAGCTTTGTTTGGCGTAGAGACTCTGGTTAGAGTAGTTACAATGGCTGTGACACAAatatctcaaacaaaaaacattgtatAA
- the LOC115408431 gene encoding GTPase IMAP family member 7-like isoform X5, protein MGDKYRYPVYFECGRLSQEQKRRISKYFQIKRKSGGGECSPVEEMSENIYRTAFRRQEDQQAVLQRSEHIVQLGEDSLMLTVKVFRSAQKKIRPNQVQESKRIVLLGKTGSGKSSLANIILGEDLFTVDHSSVSGTATCQSETRDVSDRKITLVDTPGLFDTERSEEDLKPEIMKCITECAPGIHAFLIVLKVERFSEQEQAVISRICEYFSEDALKHTVVVFTFGNELDEGMKIEKFIRENQKLRGLVNRCGGRCHVFDNKYWNNNTLQNDYRSNHFQREELLKTIDKLTVERNGQCYTNDMLQAVEREIQREEEQIRQSSPEDLSPEEIRNQAKRQVGNRFLIELAGVGTGALLGALFGVETLVRVVTMAVTQISQTKNIV, encoded by the exons ATGGGCGATAAATACCGCTACCCGGTTTATTTTGAATGTGGCAGACTGTCCCaggagcagaagaggagaaTTTCAAAGTATTTCCAGATCAAACGTAAATCAGGTGGAGGAGAGTGTTCACCTGTGGaggaaatgtcagaaaacaTCTACAGGACTGCTTTCAGACGTCAAGAAG ATCAACAGGCGGTGCTGCAGCGGAGCGAGCACATCGTACAGCTGGGAGAAGATAGTCTGATGTTGACTGTCAAG GTCTTCAGGTCTGCTCAAAAGAAGATTCGTCCAAACCAGGTTCAAG AGTCAAAGCGGAtcgtcctgctgggaaaaactgGCAGTGGGAAAAGCAGCCTCGCTAACATCATACTTGGAGAGGACTTGTTCACTGTAGATCATTCTTCTGTTTCTGGAACTGCCACATGTCAATCTGAAACCAGAGATGTCAGTGACAGAAAGATCACTTTGGTCGACACGCCTGGTTTGTTTGATACAGAAAGGTCAGAGGAGGATTTGAAGCCTGAGATCATGAAGTGCATTACAGAGTGTGCTCCTGGAATTCATGCCTTTCTCATCGTGCTGAAAGTTGAGAGATTCTCAGAGCAGGAGCAAGCCGTCATCAGCAGAATATGTGAGTATTTCTCTGAAGACGCTCTGAAACACACCGTGGTTGTCTTCACTTTCGGCAACGAGCtagatgaagggatgaaaatCGAGAAGTTCATCAGAGAGAATCAAAAGCTGAGAGGCCTGGTGAACAGGTGTGGCGGCCGGTGCCACGTCTTCGACAACAAATACTGGAACAACAACACGCTGCAGAACGACTACAGGAGCAACCACTTCCAGAGGGAAGAGTTACTGAAGACCATCGACAAGCTAACGGTGGAAAGAAACGGCCAATGCTACACCAACGACATGCTGCaagctgtggagagagaaatccagagagaggaggagcaaatCAGGCAGTCATCTCCAGAAGACCTGTCACCAGAGGAGATCAGAAACCAGGCCAAACGCCAAGTGGGAAACAGATTTCTGATCGAACTGGCCGGGGTCGGAACGGGGGCTTTGTTGGGAGCTTTGTTTGGCGTAGAGACTCTGGTTAGAGTAGTTACAATGGCTGTGACACAAatatctcaaacaaaaaacattgtatAA